The DNA segment aagagcatctccaaaaataaccttattaaaataaaatgttatatacCTGTGAGACGAGGAGACCTGAAAGTGACGATATAAGTAGGCAAGATGTACGAGTTCATGGTAGAGCTCCATACGAGATACTTTCTAGGATTCTGCACATCATCCACACCAGAATCGAATTCAACCGAGCTCGGATACGCTTGTTTAGACCCCGAGACGACCTCCTCAGGCTTCCCAAGAATCAAACGGCATAGGAGAAGATGCCTTAAgccttcttcgtcttcctctgTAGCTTCCgctctgtaaaaaaaaaaaaaaaaattatctgttAATTAGTACCATCACAATCTTATATTAAAGGGAGGAGAAGATCGGGCTTACGCGAAGAGGGAGAACTTAGAAGGAACGAGATGgattccgattccgattccgtTAGACGAAGAATCGTCGTCGATCTCGCGGCTGCTGAATCCGTACGTGACGATACGTTCGAGATCTTCCCTGGAGGCAGCGTACCAACCGTATTTGACGTTGGGATCTCCGTTGTTCTTCCTCGCCATGGCTTCCGTGAAGATGCGAAAGGCTAGAGACTTGGCTCTCGTGGTGATCGCGTTGGGAGATTTCTTACGTATAGTGACGATCGTGGTGGCGTTAGCGAGAGTGGCGCCTAAGCCGGAGAGGAAACACGTGGTTATGACGTCGTGCTCTTGGTTCCCTTCGCGGAGAAGAATCGTTGAGTCggtggcggaggaggaggagagtggATCGAGAATTTCGCCGTTGTCGAGTTCGATCTCTACCTGCGCCGCCATCGCCAAGTGGAAAGAAAGTGCGAGAAAATGTGAGAGAGGGAAGTTTTCTTGGGAAAATGTGGAAGAAAGCAgagtcgtcctctctctctctctctctccaacgTTATAAACGGTTGGTTACAAGCGGTGCCGTTAGTTCCATTTAGCTTGCGCAACAAGACATCTCCCTCGATCACATATGGAATGACATTTTTACCCCTATAAGAAAATTACGTTCCGTGCCACGGGGGAATAATAATGGCGCTGTAACTATTATTCTCACGCGactattgtttgtttattttttttttttattgtttgtttatGGTATCGTCTTTTCTCTCATATTTTGCGTGTAAAAAGTTAGGTTCTTttgaacaaataaatgaaaaaaaaaaaagttaggttcTAATTACTTATTtacatttttggttttggtttcaaTGAATCTGTTTTCATGGTAAGGTTTTCAAGAATACTCTACAGAAGCAATATTGATGGTTGTTTCTTATGGAAGCATTAGATTGATAGTAGCCACATGTAGAGGTAATAAATTCGGCTAAAAGTGGTTAGGTTTTTCCTTTCAAAGCATGCCTTGCTCAGTTGTCTAAAGTTTTGGTTTTACTTATattagagattttttccgcgcttcgcgcggattatgtcttataaatttattttatttataatattatttgttaatttttttcttttatattaacttcttgtttttccaatgttagtttttcttaatttaaatttatatgttaataatttttcattttttttgttgtagatggagaattatattttttattgatggttttttgtatgtgatagtgacataaactttttgaaattttaaaataatattatatatagtacgattaacacattaaagaagagaaacatattcagacacattttacacaggttttatatgcataattttaaacattatatatgtatatattataagtttgaaacatgtaaatgctttctaaagctaaatacttgttctgagtttacataacttatcgaaagttttatctctttttaaattcaaatcacagaaaaaatataaaaaaagtcagtatagataggttttttgggcttttaaatcaacactgaaaaattacatgaatcagataacaacagttttgtaaacaactggataaaatttgaccgagccaaagattttcacacaatatgttctttcttcttcaaattgcgaagagcctataggcacaagaaaaaaatcataaattttgttttcacttatataacattttttctcctttacacacggagtttattacactgctataagcaatgtagaactctattcatataagattcacatctatgcattttgacaaagaagaatttcagccatctttagtttcggaatgtaccaacttcagtcatatacactatattttctctatgattcaaaacttataattttaatatatgtgcagatttccatgtgaaaaggcacgcacgccatctatcattcaacctattactttttccaaagtaaacactataatcctcgtttggttagctccacaaactaatctctttggatcagtttatcaaaaaatatggatactaatgtcagaaaagaatataaacactatcaacaatACATATTGGCACAAGAatatttggttcaaggaacatattccacgtaatgcgtttatatcatggctggctttgcggagaagactgccaatcaaggatcgcttgaggcgttggggattaaatgtctcaggaacgtgcgccctttgtaatctggaaatagagactcaccatcatctcttctttgagtgctctttctctcgcttgatatgggagccttttgctgctgaagtttggatttctcctccggctgatctacactctgttgcagcctagatcaatcaacctcgcgtcaacgTAGATGCAcatgctactccagtcatcaagctctactttcagtcatgtctcctc comes from the Brassica napus cultivar Da-Ae chromosome A7, Da-Ae, whole genome shotgun sequence genome and includes:
- the LOC125576508 gene encoding probable inactive poly [ADP-ribose] polymerase SRO2, whose product is MAAQVEIELDNGEILDPLSSSSATDSTILLREGNQEHDVITTCFLSGLGATLANATTIVTIRKKSPNAITTRAKSLAFRIFTEAMARKNNGDPNVKYGWYAASREDLERIVTYGFSSREIDDDSSSNGIGIGIHLVPSKFSLFAAEATEEDEEGLRHLLLCRLILGKPEEVVSGSKQAYPSSVEFDSGVDDVQNPRKYLVWSSTMNSYILPTYIVTFRSPRLTVIRNGGSPARLSSPRVSFAALMLSLSKSMDTFRMNLIIRTYDDFRKRKIQRDQLVRKMREVAGDNLLAQIIRNHRDKNKRKFYTCDA